Proteins encoded by one window of Polyodon spathula isolate WHYD16114869_AA chromosome 16, ASM1765450v1, whole genome shotgun sequence:
- the LOC121329102 gene encoding transcription factor HES-5-like, which yields MAPSTMHSAFQVTTKEKNKLRKPIVEKMRRDRINTSIEQLKTLLQKEFRQQQPGSKLEKADILEMTAGFLKGQVKTSTKLGYSQGFSQCLQESIRFLSLQAPQQAAELRVMERFYGSQNATLSRLSPQPLQNSEPRQVCTKQPANTSPSWRPW from the exons ATGGCACCTTCCACCATGCACAGTGCTTTCCAAGTGACAACCAAAGAAAAGAATAAG ttACGCAAACCGATCGTGGAAAAGATGCGCAGAGATCGCATCAACACCAGCATCGAGCAGCTGAAGACGCTTCTTCAGAAGGAGTTTCGTCAACAGCAGCCGGGTTCTAAGCTGGAGAAAGCTGATATCTTAGAAATGACCGCGGGCTTCCTGAAAGGACAGGTCAAGACCAGCACCAAACTGGGCTATAGCCAGGGCTTTTCCCAGTGTCTGCAGGAGTCCATCCGCTTCCTGTCTCTCCAGGCGCCCCAACAAGCCGCTGAGTTGAGAGTGATGGAGCGTTTCTACGGATCACAGAACGCCACCCTGAGTCGCTTATCTCCCCAGCCTCTCCAGAACTCTGAACCTCGCCAGGTCTGCACGAAACAGCCGGCTAACACCAGCCCCTCGTGGAGACCCTGGTAA